accaAAAGGAAGAAGGTGCGTATTCTCTTCTGTCTTGCCTCTTGCCTGGCTTGTGTGGATCTCTGACGCTCTGTGCCACCCCGTTTGTGCGattccctcttctctttacTTATTTCGTTGCTTTATCTTCCCCTTcattttgttgtttgtttgtcTTCTGTTATTTGCCTTCGCATCGGTGCTCTGTACGTTTCTAGTTGTTGTTgaccccccaccaccaccacctctctctcgtaTTCCTTTTCTTCCCCCTTTCCGCTTTCTCCCTACCGCTACTCGTGCTAGTGTGGTGTACTCCCTTTTCTGttcgcttctttttgtgCGTGATTGTGTGTGGCTTTCGCTCTTTTCTGTGTTccctgttgttgttttcggtGGCCACCTACGTTCTCTCGCGTCTGCTGGAGCTTCTCCTGTAGGACACACAGGCAACCATACACGTTTACAGTATTACGAAGTACCCTgtgtgccgctgtcgccctCATCGTTGTTGTCTCGTGCTTTATTTTTCCGCCTCGTGCTCACGCTCTTTTGTTATTGTTGTtctttcttgtttttctttgctgctCTTGGTTTTGTATTGCCTCTTCCAACGtagaaacaaaacaaaaaaggggtgaggagggggcaacaaaaaaaaaggcaccaaagaaaaaaagcaaaacacaGCAGATCATCCCGCCGCACTCGcgcccactctctctctgttctttggtgctcctcccccccgccccgccccgccccgccctcccacTTCCCTTTTTCGTTCTACCATTCTTCCGCTTTGTTATCTGCTGCAAGAGCAAGCAACAGAACGTACTTGTTATATAGATAGATAGATAGTTTGCGTCCctctcgcgcacgcgcactctTTCGATTCCTCGCGTTTATCTGCCCCGCTGGTCTCCTTCCATCTTTGcctcgtctgtgtgtgtgtgtgtgtgtgtgtgtgtccatTTATTCGTTGGTTGattccctctcgctctcttttttttttttgttctgtATCCGTCTTCGCCCTTTTCCTCTTCTACTGCAAACGTGGTCCACTCCCTTTCTGCTGGCAAGCAAGGgcacaccaccgcagcacagacagagaggcCCAGTACATACAAAGGGAATGGAGCGTGCGGCCACTCAAAGCCAGAGCATCTACTCCAACGccaacaccagcagcagcaacgctaACACCTACGGTAACACTGTCTCCTCCTACCTGTCCAACAACAGCCCGAACGCAGTCATGTACGGCGgtggcaacagcagcaacggtggtGCACCTTCGTCCACCTCGGTCGCCACGGTGTACGCCTCTCCCACGCAAGCTTCGCCGAGTCAGGCGATCCGTCAGCAGGCGCAGGGATCCGCGCAGCAGAATATGAGCCAGTCGCAAACGAGCACCTCCTTCAACACctacggcggcggtgcggccaGCGGCTCCGGCAGTGGCTTCTTTTACTCCACTCcgtcggcgcaggcgccggGGGCGCAGCCCATGTACTCTGCcaacgcctccgccgcggcaaTGTTCCCAATGCGTGGTGGATCCACCTCcatgacgccggcgcagcccaCCCCAACCCAGATGCTGACACCTCAGGccaacgctgccgccgcggcggcagcggcagcggtgtggaCCAGCGCTGCGGCAAACATCAACGCTGGCAGCAAGCTCTTCGTTGGCCAGGTGCCTGCAGTGTGCACTGAGGACCAGCTCCGCCCTCTGTTTGCGCAGTTCGGCACTCTGCTAGAGATCAAGATCATGCGGGAGCCGAACGGTCGTAGCAAGGGTAGCGCGTGGGTGCGCTACGAGCTGGAGGAATCTGCGCAGCGTGCCATCACTGCCCTCAACGAGAAGCATGTTGTGCCGCCACAAACGAACCCGCTTCGTGTTCAGTTTGCCGCACCCAGCACCAACCGCATCCCGCAGCCCCTATCGGCCCTTGGCTCCATCATGCCGCCTTCTGCAGTcatgcagccgcagccgcagccaagCTACGCGACCGCAGCGACTTATGCCACCCCGCAGGGCtacgccggcgccaccacagcGTACATGCAGGGACAGTACGCGACCTCGCCCAACCTGATGGCTGTTCGTGCCTctccacagcagcaggcagcggtgcagtCTGCGCCTGGCAAGATCGAATACCTGCGCAGCAACCAGCCTGGCGGTCTTATCtactccaccgcctccccgaCCGCTGTTGatgcgatgcagcagcagcagcagcaacagcagcagtcgccacagcagcagcaagtgGTGTACACAACCGGTGGCCAGATGCGCGCTGGTGTCATGTACACCCCGGATGCATTTGCCATGACGAACCAGatggctgccgcgccgcagcagccgcatcagTGGTGCAGCTAAACCGAACCAACAATTTATGAGACCCTCCTGTTTTGGTTTTGCTTGCCCTTTTGTCTCATGGTTTGCCTCTTCTTCGTTACGGTGCACAGGATACATGCTGTATGTGTGAAGATACGTGTGCATGCATCCATATCTATGTGCGGGTACGCTTTTATTTATTTTTGTTTTGAATCCAATGTGTTCCTTGCGTCTGTGATTCTGTCTATGTATGtgtaagtgtgtgtgtgtgtgtgtgtgtgtgtgtgtgtgtgtgtatgcacgAACGTGCTTGCTTTCACGTTATTTTGTTACTCTGtattgtgcgtgtgcgtgtgaatGCGCGTGAGCTTGCCTGTCTCGTATGGCCAATCTTCTCGGGTTTCCTTTGCATGTTTTCTGCTCTTACTCTACTCTTGCCgttccttcctctctcttcttcaccATCTCCGATCGTCCTCCGTATAGCCACTTAGTATGCTTTGCTTGTGAGTGCGTGCAGGTGTGTCTTGGCCAGTGTAAGAGTTTCGGATACTGAGCGGTGAATATGCTTGCCGCGTGGTGTGCCCCATTttctttctttgtgtgcgtgtggtctTGCGTCTTGTTCGCTTTCTTCACCATCTGTAACGCTGTACGTTACTTCTTTGTAAACGAAAAATCTTCCTTGattctcctccctccctttctctcgttGTCTCTCTTTCGTGCGAATGTGACGCCCAATGTGTTCTGTCTTGGTTCTTTTTGATTTTTTGgttctgtgcgtgtgcgtgtgtctatgtccgtgtgtgtgtgtataagTATGTGTGcaagtttgtgtgtgtgtgtttctgcctgtgcgtgtttgtgcatgcgtgtgtgtatgtatgtgtgtgttcgtatgcgtgttttctttttgtgtgcatgtgtgtgtttttgtcTTTGTGTGTATATGTACGCCACCGTGTGTGGGAATACATTTCTGCGTGTGTCTCGCCCCTCGTAGTCTTCATCGGCCTCCGACGCTGCCCCTCACGCCCCTACACGGCTTCTTAGTGCCTTCACACTACGCCTCCTCTTTTCACGTTCACGTGCCCAGCTCTGCATCCGAATCCAACAtacaagcacgcgcgcacacacatacacacataaGGCACACAGAGATGCACTGTTAAGGAAAACGATGAAGGAAAACTGAAGTCTCAAGTGCCTCCTTGCTCGTTTCTTTTCGTCCTTTAGTTTTGATCTCCCTCATCTCTACGTTCGACATCTAtgctccttttccttttgctCTACTGTGGCGAGttcctttctcctctttgGTTCACTCTTCATCTcccgtttctctctcgctacCATCAGCCAAAGGCAAGTGCCTGCGTACATAGCGAAGAGGTTCAtcgccacccctcctccctctctcccctcatCGCCCACGCGCGCCCTCTCTCTAGCGGCGTGTGGGAATGTATGCACACGTGTTGACATGTCTCGAAGTGCCGGTGGAGCTGTCTCTCCattcctcttccccctctccaGTCCCACAccttcctttctcttttccttcgttTTTTAATCTCTTcgctccccctttcctcttttcttccccccccccaccgccACTTCCAAtccgctctctcgcttgaAAAGCGAGGgagacccccccccacccatacacacacacacacctgcacacgcacgagtaCGGATACTCATGTGCTTtcatacatgtatatatatatatatatctgcCTACTATATGtgcatgtatatgtgtgtgtatgtgtatgcatACATGTATATACACAAATCTATATATCTATATAGATATATAGATATGACATGTTTCTGTTATATTGTGAAccacgtgcatgcgtgcttttttttgtcgttttcTGTTCGTATGCTTTCCCTCCCTCATTTGCTCCGTTAGTTTCCTTGGTTTTACAcagcctccctcctcctcgcctctcctcccccctctctgtcgGTGTTTCTCTGGTTCCCACCGCCcaacctctctctctatctgtcTGTCcctccgtgtgtgcgttcgtCGATGCATGCAtgcccgtttttttttctctttgtttcttCCCCGTCTTGTTGTCGTTGCTTGGGctcgcacctcctccctctccatgcctctctcgccctcgtcTACCTCCTTGGCTGCGTGTTTGAATGGCTACTAGATACCGTTGCTTGCACAATTGCATATGCGTGTATCATTCAGCAGGCAACACTGTCACTGCCGCTCCctaccctcccccttctcctctccgtccTCTTTTGGAGTCGGAGCCGGAGCAAACgttcgggggggggggagaaaaCGAAAGCACTTCAAGACATAACGAGATGCGTCTGAAccgaaaaggagagagaggaggcggcggcggcggcggcggcgggagagaAGTGAGGGGGGTGAAACCAGGTGCTTCTTTGGATGTTCAacacccccctcctcttcccccttcccccttcccctctcccaaAAAAAGCAACAACAGACGAGAGAGTGCAAAAAAGAGTTCTTTTTTGTGCGTGTTCAACGTGGCGTTCACAGCCGCGAACAAGTCAGCGcatatacacgcacacacacacacacagtcacaGCTCACCCGTCTCTGGCTAAGCCCTGATCGACCAGAACAAGCCGCCCTGCCGTCGAGCCGGGCCATGCGTCTAGCAGGCGCTTCTTGGCCTTTCTCGTCCCTTCTTcgggtgcgtgctgcgcggccggCGTCAGACGGAGACCCCGGGTGGACAGCATGGCTTGATCGATGCGGGCCACCTCGAGAGTCCTGCTCGAggacggaggcggtggaaTCCGTCGTGCGGGTAATaagggggtggtggaggtgcaTGCCACATGAGCTCAGCGAGGAAGTTGGCCAGCCTCGGGCCAGGGCCCTCCGAGATCCTGCGCACCCTGCCTCCAAGTcacgctcccccctcccgagTCGCTTCAAGCCGCGGCAGGTCATCATATAGTGTGGAGACTCTCCACACCAAAGTCTGGAGGACTCGATGGTGTAGAAGGGGCAAGAGAGGGCGCCGAAGGTGATGTTAAAAGGGTAAGTGAAGCCTGAGAGAGAAACtcgaaacaaaaaaacgaaaggaagGCCAGACGACAGAGGATCGATGCGGGGCAGAACTACTGAAGACGATAAGAACTTCAGCTGTCGTTGGCATGTGCTGATGAGCTTTTAGCTTCAAATCTTACCGTCATCATTATGGAGTATGCCGCACGTGTGTTTATtcgtgtctctgtgtgctgctgAAGGTGGAACCGAggtgctcctctctcttcctcttcatGCAGCCTGTGCTATCGTTGTTTGCTTGCCTTCTTTTGGGTGTGGTTGTATTTGTATGTGtagtgcatgtgtgtctctccgccggtgctttttttttggctggCTGGTTGGCTGCCGTTaacccttccctcccctctcttaTGATACGATTTTTTTGCGAGTTTTTTCCCACGCCATCTCGTTTCATCACTGAAGCACGCTCTCCCTCTTACTTTCCTTCTTTTGTTAACTTTTACCTCTCACTGTTTGCTtcttctctgtgtctgtgtgtctgtgtgtgtgcgtgtgtccggCTACCCCTGTACCTGTGCCCGT
The window above is part of the Leishmania donovani BPK282A1 complete genome, chromosome 18 genome. Proteins encoded here:
- a CDS encoding RNA binding protein, putative is translated as MERAATQSQSIYSNANTSSSNANTYGNTVSSYLSNNSPNAVMYGGGNSSNGGAPSSTSVATVYASPTQASPSQAIRQQAQGSAQQNMSQSQTSTSFNTYGGGAASGSGSGFFYSTPSAQAPGAQPMYSANASAAAMFPMRGGSTSMTPAQPTPTQMLTPQANAAAAAAAAAVWTSAAANINAGSKLFVGQVPAVCTEDQLRPLFAQFGTLLEIKIMREPNGRSKGSAWVRYELEESAQRAITALNEKHVVPPQTNPLRVQFAAPSTNRIPQPLSALGSIMPPSAVMQPQPQPSYATAATYATPQGYAGATTAYMQGQYATSPNLMAVRASPQQQAAVQSAPGKIEYLRSNQPGGLIYSTASPTAVDAMQQQQQQQQQSPQQQQVVYTTGGQMRAGVMYTPDAFAMTNQMAAAPQQPHQWCS